The genomic DNA GGGCCTGTAGCAGCACCTGTGTGTTCCAATTCACAAACACTTCCTAGAGGGTAAAAAGTGGACCTGAAGAAAAGGCATCTGTGACCAAAGGCAGGGCCAATGGAAGCCTGAAAGGCAGAGACAATTCTGGCAGAGGAAACATGAATTGAGACACCAAAATGAGAGTGGAGAAGGGTCACAAGCATCACTGCATCTGAGAGCTTTGGTTGAGGCTCAAAGGGTTGAACGTGTCCAAGGatggtggcgctgtggatagagcaccggccctggagtcaggagtacccgagttcaaatgcggcctcaggcacttaataattccctagctgtgtggccttgggcaagccacttaacccttgcaaaaacaaaaacaaaaagaaagaaagtatcCAAGGAGCAGtccaaaatgtataaaaatggaGATACAATTACACTAGTCTATCAACCCTACTGGGGGAGGGGTTCCCAACTTGCTACAGTTGCCCTACGGCAGAGCCAAGATCTCCTCATAGCCGAGGCGTGTCAGCCTGGGGCAGCGGCTGCCCGGCGCGGGGGCCCTGGCATCTCCAGGGTGCGGGGCGCTGGCCCTGCCGGGGCTCCGCGGCGGGAGGGGGGCGCGGGGAAGGGGAGCCCGCTGCGGCCGAGCTACCTGAACACGCGGAGCAGCAGGCAGGCGATGAGCAAGGAGGAGAAGGCGCACGCCACGATCACGGCCGCCTTCAGCGTGGGCAGGTCCCGCAGCAGGCTGGAGATGCGGGTCACCAAGGCTTCGCTCCGGTTGGCGCCGCCGCCCGCCGCCGCGTCTCCGTGCAGCCGGGTGGCGttcccgggcccgggcccggggctGCCCTCGGCCGGCCGCGGCGGGGCCCGGGCCGAGGGGACGGAGACGCTGGCCCAGACTCCGGGGgccaggagcagcagcagcagcagcggcagcggCGGCGCGGCCGGCGCTCTCATGGTGCTCGCGGCCGCGGCTGTCCGGAGCCTGGCACCGGGCCGCCGGGGCGCGGACCGCAGGAGACCGGGGGGCGGCCGCGGGCCGGGGGGCTCGGCCTGGCAGGGAGCGGCGGAGGCCGGAAGAGCCCGCGCAGCCGCCGCCGACACGTCGCGCCAAGCCATTCGATGGGCTGCGGCCCCGCGTGGGCGGGCCTGGCGagccgggggcggggggcggggggcggggagcGCGGCGGGCCGCCCCCCGGCCGGAGCCCCCCACCTGGGCCGGCCCCCTCCCGAGTCCCCGGGGGGCCGCTCTCTCACCAGCCCAGAATACTCATAACTTAGCAATAACCATTATAACGTTTCCGTGGGTCAACTTCATTTACAGCATTTCATTAACTTAAGGCCGAGCTGAGCCACAGACTACGACTTTTTGtctatttcctccttttcccctggagaaaaaaagaaaaaaggtgcaGAGGGGATTTAAAAGTCTGGAGAAGAAGTGAAGCGGTTGGTTCTTCC from Macrotis lagotis isolate mMagLag1 chromosome 4, bilby.v1.9.chrom.fasta, whole genome shotgun sequence includes the following:
- the FAM174B gene encoding membrane protein FAM174B isoform X2, which gives rise to MRAPAAPPLPLLLLLLLAPGVWASVSVPSARAPPRPAEGSPGPGPGNATRLHGDAAAGGGANRSEALVTRISSLLRDLPTLKAAVIVACAFSSLLIACLLLRVFRSGKRIKKTRKYDIITTPAERVEMTPLNEEDDDEEDSTVFDVKYR
- the FAM174B gene encoding membrane protein FAM174B isoform X1, with the protein product MRAPAAPPLPLLLLLLLAPGVWASVSVPSARAPPRPAEGSPGPGPGNATRLHGDAAAGGGANRSEALVTRISSLLRDLPTLKAAVIVACAFSSLLIACLLLRVFRSGKRIKKTRKYDIITTPAERVEMTPLNEEDDDEEDSTVFDVKYRYIYR